One genomic region from Jiangella sp. DSM 45060 encodes:
- a CDS encoding SigE family RNA polymerase sigma factor codes for MDVDAEAAAIALDRDSAFEQYVEVRQVRLLRLAYLLTGDQHAAEDLLQTTLAKLYLAWNRVERAGSVDAYTRRIMLNERSSRWRRAAQRFERSTDAVPERPVLDDFDHTLAERDALWSVVRELAPRQRATVVLRFYEDLGEQEIADLLGCSVGTVKSQTSRALATLRTRLAERKGDER; via the coding sequence ATGGACGTCGACGCCGAGGCGGCCGCTATCGCGCTGGACCGCGACAGCGCGTTCGAGCAGTACGTCGAGGTGCGCCAAGTGCGGCTGCTGCGCCTCGCGTACCTGCTCACGGGCGATCAGCACGCCGCCGAGGATCTGCTGCAGACGACGCTGGCCAAGCTGTACCTGGCGTGGAACCGGGTCGAGCGCGCAGGCTCCGTCGACGCGTACACCCGGCGCATCATGCTCAACGAGCGCTCCAGCCGGTGGCGGCGGGCGGCGCAGCGGTTCGAGCGGTCCACCGACGCCGTCCCGGAGCGGCCGGTCCTCGACGACTTCGACCACACGCTCGCCGAGCGCGACGCGCTGTGGTCGGTCGTGCGGGAGCTGGCGCCGCGGCAGCGCGCCACCGTCGTCCTCCGCTTCTACGAGGACCTCGGCGAACAGGAGATCGCCGACCTGCTCGGCTGCTCGGTCGGCACCGTGAAGTCGCAGACCAGCCGGGCGCTGGCGACCTTGCGCACCCGGCTGGCGGAACGGAAGGGGGACGAGCGGTGA